The following are from one region of the Gryllotalpicola protaetiae genome:
- a CDS encoding DUF6230 family protein, protein MNFKSIVNSRGGRIAMVAVPVGIAAAVVMGGVAQGAVPVSFSISGQSFTMGGTELDGTSFSQYGGVAKLQDGKQVPVAIANIGTATIANLCQSVVTDTPLGKVGLVITAGDQAGNPVKAQNLQIGMTDLKGDAVFNNIRIGADAASVITDAKGSAGDFAQDSQGITLKNFSQVAYSTTAGTLALSDMHLKVVTDGSGCPGK, encoded by the coding sequence ATGAACTTCAAGAGCATCGTGAACTCGCGCGGGGGGCGCATCGCGATGGTCGCCGTTCCGGTCGGAATCGCGGCGGCGGTCGTCATGGGCGGTGTCGCTCAGGGCGCCGTTCCCGTCTCGTTCTCCATCTCGGGTCAGTCCTTCACCATGGGCGGCACCGAGCTCGACGGCACCTCGTTCTCGCAGTACGGCGGCGTCGCCAAGCTGCAGGACGGCAAGCAGGTGCCCGTCGCGATCGCGAACATCGGCACCGCGACGATCGCCAACCTGTGCCAGTCGGTCGTGACCGACACGCCGCTCGGCAAGGTGGGCCTGGTCATCACCGCGGGCGACCAGGCCGGCAACCCGGTCAAGGCGCAGAACCTGCAGATCGGCATGACCGACCTCAAGGGCGACGCGGTCTTCAACAACATCCGCATCGGCGCGGATGCCGCGTCGGTGATCACCGACGCCAAGGGCTCAGCGGGCGACTTCGCCCAGGACTCCCAGGGCATCACGCTGAAGAACTTCTCGCAGGTCGCGTACAGCACGACCGCGGGCACGCTGGCGCTGTCCGACATGCACCTCAAGGTCGTCACAGACGGCAGCGGCTGCCCCGGCAAGTAA
- a CDS encoding DUF6114 domain-containing protein — protein MTTRRAAFTRWRTERPFWGAVLIALGGIEEFFSGQLDIGKIHVQLGLEGLQAAVIPAVLVLLAVLILLMPVHRIFYGIIALLLSLYSLIGVNLGGFIIGMLLSSVGGVLAVAWMPRKQAVEADPGADAAAEQPREASVHSRVLHGDGHAEPVIPPSLGKPGETGRRASATEAAPRGRRVLRGGAAAAVAALALAAAAVAPQSAQAADASAVQAGCVLLIICSPSSSPSPTPSTSAPSAPPSTGDGSSSGSGGSPVQTGPGGTIIQVPGQSGGSVPAPGQQPVTQPPAASDPTTQTPLVALGADNDHGIFTTPSANTWGDSIQISGPSQAGVVTVPLANGSRATAIRIECDQLTIGNFHLDSSNRQELVNLDTSGMTLKGHAVIWVDRIGTQYGDGVGLEQSLAANPLTLEALMTLLGQGHTVLGLVGAQADSLSYDDFHETAALQSSGVPSGN, from the coding sequence GTGACGACGCGACGCGCCGCCTTCACGCGATGGCGCACCGAGCGACCCTTCTGGGGCGCGGTGCTCATCGCGCTCGGCGGCATCGAAGAGTTCTTCTCCGGCCAGCTCGACATCGGAAAGATCCACGTGCAGCTGGGGCTCGAGGGGCTGCAGGCGGCGGTGATCCCGGCCGTGCTGGTGCTGCTCGCAGTGCTGATCCTGCTCATGCCGGTGCATCGCATCTTCTACGGCATCATCGCCCTGCTGCTCTCGCTGTACTCGCTGATCGGCGTGAACCTGGGCGGCTTCATCATCGGCATGCTGCTGTCCTCAGTGGGCGGCGTGCTCGCGGTGGCGTGGATGCCCAGGAAGCAGGCGGTGGAGGCTGACCCAGGGGCGGATGCCGCGGCCGAACAGCCTCGCGAGGCATCCGTTCACTCGCGGGTGCTGCACGGAGACGGGCACGCAGAGCCCGTCATCCCGCCTTCGCTCGGCAAGCCCGGTGAAACGGGCAGGCGGGCGTCCGCGACCGAGGCTGCACCGCGCGGCCGTCGCGTGCTGCGCGGCGGAGCGGCCGCTGCCGTCGCGGCGCTCGCCCTCGCCGCGGCTGCCGTCGCGCCGCAGTCGGCGCAGGCCGCCGACGCGTCGGCCGTGCAGGCGGGCTGCGTGCTGCTCATCATCTGCTCACCGTCGTCGAGCCCGTCGCCGACGCCGTCGACGTCTGCTCCGAGCGCGCCCCCGTCAACCGGTGATGGCTCGTCCTCGGGCTCGGGTGGATCCCCCGTGCAGACCGGCCCGGGCGGCACCATCATCCAGGTGCCCGGGCAGAGCGGCGGCTCCGTGCCCGCCCCCGGCCAGCAGCCTGTCACGCAGCCGCCGGCCGCCAGCGACCCGACCACGCAGACACCGCTCGTGGCCCTCGGCGCCGACAACGACCACGGCATCTTCACGACGCCGTCGGCCAACACCTGGGGTGACTCCATCCAGATCTCCGGGCCGAGCCAGGCGGGCGTCGTGACCGTGCCGCTCGCGAACGGCAGCCGCGCGACAGCGATCCGCATCGAGTGCGACCAGCTCACCATCGGCAACTTCCACCTCGACTCGAGCAACCGCCAAGAGCTGGTGAACCTCGACACCAGCGGCATGACCCTCAAGGGGCACGCGGTGATCTGGGTCGACCGCATCGGCACGCAGTACGGCGACGGAGTGGGGCTCGAGCAGAGCCTCGCGGCCAATCCGCTGACGCTCGAGGCGCTCATGACGCTGCTCGGCCAGGGGCACACGGTGCTCGGCCTCGTGGGGGCGCAGGCCGACAGCCTCAGCTACGACGACTTCCACGAGACGGCCGCGTTGCAGAGCTCGGGCGTGCCGAGCGGCAACTAG